The genomic window GGCATGGGCAAGCTCTACCACCGGCTCCAGAACTGGGAGGGGCTCGTCTCCGTGTTCGACGCGGAGATCGCCGCCGGCGACGAGCCCAAGCAGAAGGCCGCCCGCATGTACAAGGCGGCTGAAGTCCTGGAGGAGCGGCTGGGCCGCCAGGAAGATGCCATCTCCCGCTACAGCGCCTGCCTTCAGCTCCAGCCGGGCTACCTGCCCGCGCAGAAGGCGCTGGCCCGGCTCTACGAGCGCCAGGGCCGCTTCGCCGAGCTGGTGGCCATGTACGAGCAGGACCTGCTCCAGACGGCCGACCGCGACCAGCTCATCACCACCCTCAACAAGATGGCGGGCATCTACGAGGACCGCCTGAGCGATCTGGCCCACGCCATCGATTGCATGAAGCGCATCCTGGATCTCGCCTCGGACCACCTGCCCACCATCCGCAACCTGTCGCGCCTCTACGAGCGCTCCGGGCAGTACCGCGAGCTCATCGAGACCCAGGAGCTGGAGGCCTCGTTCGCGGGCGACACCAAGCAGGTGCTCTCGCTCTACCACCGCAACGCGGAGATCCTCGACGAGCACCTGAAGGACCGCCCCGGCGCCATCACCGTCTACGAGCGCGTGCTCGCGCTGTCCCCCTCGTACCTGCCCGCGCTCAAGGCGCTGGGCCGGCTGTACGCGCAGGAGGGCCGCTGGAACGAGCTCATCAAGATGTACCGGGCCGAGGCGGAGATCGCCTCCTCCACCGAGCAGGCCTCCACCCTCATCTACAAGATCGGTGAGCTGTACGAGCACCGGCTCAAGAGCGAGAACGAGGCCATCGCCTCGTACCAGGAGGCGCTGACGCTGGCGCCCAGCTACTTCCCCGCCCTGCGCGCCCTGGCCCGCATCTACCGGACCCAGAACGCCTGGGAGAGCCTCATCGAGGTGCTGCGCTCCGAGGCCGCCAACCGCATCGATCCGGCCGAGCGCGCCAACGCCCTCTTCCAGGCCGCCGCCATCTGGGAGGACCAGCTCCAGCGGCCCGAGCTGGCCATCGAGGGCTACCAGGAAGTGCTGCGCGTGGCCCCCAGCCACGCCGCCTCCCTGCGCGCCCTGGAGCGCCTGTATGTCACCCAGGACAACACCAAGGAGCTGGTGGCCATCCTCGACCGGGAGACCCAGGTGGGCCACTCGCCCGGGGCCAAGGTCGCCGCCTACCTCAAGCTGGCGCGCCTCTACCTGGACCGCTTCCAGGAGCCCACCCGCGCCGCCCAGTGCTGCGAGGCCGTGCTCCAGCTCGAGCCGGGCCAGCTCTCCGCCCTGAAGATGCTGGAGCGCATCCGCTCCGGGGACCGCGCCCGCCGCGCCGAGCTGCGTGCCCGCCTGGCCGAGCGCGTCACCGACACGCGCCTGCGCACCGCGCTGCGCCTGTCGGCCGCCGTGGACCAGGACCAGACGGTCTCCGAGAGCACCCTGGACGAGTACAAGCTGGCCTTCCAGGAGGATCCCGCCGACGTGCGCGTGAGCTTCGCCCTGGAGCGCGCCATGCGCCAGGCCGGGGACGCCGCGGGCCTGGCGTGGCTGTACGCCCGCCGCCTGGAGGCGGTGACGGACGTCTACGAGCGCGTGGAGCTCACCCTGCGCGCCGCCGACGTGGCCGAGACCAAGCTGGGGGACCTGGAGCGCGCCGCCCAGCTCTACCAGTCCGTCCTGGATGCCCAGCCCACGTGCCTGCCCGCGCTCATGGGCGCCCGGCGCGTGCAGCTCAAGCAGGGCAACCCCGCCGCCGCCCGCGCCAGCCTGGAGGCCGAGGCCCGCGCCAGCAAGGATGCCCGGAGCGCCGTGGAGGCGTTCATCGCCGCCGCGAAGCTCTCCTCCGCCAAGCTGAATGATCTCGACGGGGCCGCCCTGCTCTACCGGCAGGCCCTGGAGAAGGATCCGTTCAACGCCGCGGCCACCACCGGCCTGGAGGACCTGCTCGCCCAGCGCGGCGGCACCGCGGACCTCGCCGCCCTGCACGAGCGCCGCGGCGAGGCGCGGCTCGTCAAGCGCGACGCGGCCGGGGCCGCCTCCGCGTTCGTCAGCGGGGCGAAGCTCTTCCTCACCGCGCTGGATGACCGCGCCAAGGCCCTGGCCCTGGTGGAGCGCGCCCTCCAGGCGCACCCGAGCTTCCCGGATGCCCTGGAGCTGAAGGGCCGGCTCCTGCTGGATTCCCAGAACTACGCCGAGGCCGCCGCCGCGCTCGCCCAGCGCGTGCAGCAGGGCGGAGACCCGCGCCTGCTGGCCCAGCACCACCTCACCCTGGGCGGGCTCTACCAGACGCACCTCAACGAGCCGGGCCGCGCCGCCGCGCACCTGCAGACGGCGCTCACCACGCTGCCCAAGAACATCGAGGCCCTGGACCGGCTGGCCACCCTGCACCTGCAGGGCCGCAACTGGACGGGCGCCGTGGACTGCCTCAAGCGCCTGCTGGAGCAGGACCTGCCCAACGAGGACCGCGCCCGGCACACGGTGGAGCTGGCGCACGTGCACGACGAGGGCCTCAACGACATGGCGAGCGCCTCGCTGCTGTACCGCAAGGCCCTGGAGCTGATGCCCGGCGATGCGGCGCTGGTGGACCGGCTCGTCATCCTCTACGAGCGCTCCGCCAACCTCCCGGAGCTGGCGCAGATGCTGGAGGCCCAGGTGGGCGCGCTCGCCTCGGAGCCCAAGCGCGCCCAGTCCGTGCGGATGCGCCTGGCGGAGCTGTATGCCCGCTCGCTGGAGCAGCCCGCCCGCGCCATCGCCGTCTACCGCCAGGTGCTGGAGCAGGAGTCCTCGCACCTGGCCGCGCGCGCGGCGCTCGCGGACCTCTACACGCGCGACAGCAGCACCACGCCCATGGCCATCGAGGAGCACCGGCAGCTGCTCAAGCTGGACCCCTCGCGCGTGGAGAGCCTGCACGCGCTCTTCAAGCTGTGGGAGGGCCTCAAGCAGTATGACAAGGCCTTCTGCGCCGCCGCCGTGCTGCAGTTCCTGCGCTCGGCCAACGAGGCCGAGGGCGTCTTCTACAGCGAGGCGAAGAACCGCCTGCCCCAGGAGGCCCAGGAGCGCCTGGCGCTGGCGGACCTGGACAACGCCCTGCTGCCGCCCTCCGCCCGGGGCCCCCTGCTGGAGGTGCTGCGCGCCGTGGGCGACCAGACCGGCAAGCTCTACCCGCCCCAGTTCGAGATGCTGGGCGTGGACCGCAAGGTGGACCGGCTCAAGCCGGACTCGGCCGTGTTCAAGGCCATCCTCTCGGTGGCCAAGGTCTTCGGCGTGGAGGAGTTCGAGGTGTACCAGGCCCGCCGCGGGCTGATGACGCTGGAGACCACCGAGCCCTTGAGCGTGTGCGT from Stigmatella erecta includes these protein-coding regions:
- a CDS encoding tetratricopeptide repeat protein: MSEPTDLTKTSSFVSPPVPPAKPAAEVLAQNLGTLPPVTAEEEARERVAALDREARALSVSEPQQAALLFHELGLIWEETLKNPRNAAVAFQAAYKLAPKFLVNIRAARRLFADVGNWQMVLQLLDAELNGTDESRQKAALLFEKATILEERLSREADAKATWQQCLALKPTEVALLTQLEAHYAARNDSESLVEVYRLLASALETPALRAHYLTSAGLVLEERLKQPEAAAACFREAFTLDRSDLLLLASLKRVAEREGRTDEMLAALASEAHLLGTQATPAYLQIAKIYERLGRKDDALAALLAARRVTPQEPLVLSELAGIYETQGRYEELADVLLSWVGSINDENELVAINLRLAALYEEDLKRELDAIARYQAILARIPGHASALAGMGKLYHRLQNWEGLVSVFDAEIAAGDEPKQKAARMYKAAEVLEERLGRQEDAISRYSACLQLQPGYLPAQKALARLYERQGRFAELVAMYEQDLLQTADRDQLITTLNKMAGIYEDRLSDLAHAIDCMKRILDLASDHLPTIRNLSRLYERSGQYRELIETQELEASFAGDTKQVLSLYHRNAEILDEHLKDRPGAITVYERVLALSPSYLPALKALGRLYAQEGRWNELIKMYRAEAEIASSTEQASTLIYKIGELYEHRLKSENEAIASYQEALTLAPSYFPALRALARIYRTQNAWESLIEVLRSEAANRIDPAERANALFQAAAIWEDQLQRPELAIEGYQEVLRVAPSHAASLRALERLYVTQDNTKELVAILDRETQVGHSPGAKVAAYLKLARLYLDRFQEPTRAAQCCEAVLQLEPGQLSALKMLERIRSGDRARRAELRARLAERVTDTRLRTALRLSAAVDQDQTVSESTLDEYKLAFQEDPADVRVSFALERAMRQAGDAAGLAWLYARRLEAVTDVYERVELTLRAADVAETKLGDLERAAQLYQSVLDAQPTCLPALMGARRVQLKQGNPAAARASLEAEARASKDARSAVEAFIAAAKLSSAKLNDLDGAALLYRQALEKDPFNAAATTGLEDLLAQRGGTADLAALHERRGEARLVKRDAAGAASAFVSGAKLFLTALDDRAKALALVERALQAHPSFPDALELKGRLLLDSQNYAEAAAALAQRVQQGGDPRLLAQHHLTLGGLYQTHLNEPGRAAAHLQTALTTLPKNIEALDRLATLHLQGRNWTGAVDCLKRLLEQDLPNEDRARHTVELAHVHDEGLNDMASASLLYRKALELMPGDAALVDRLVILYERSANLPELAQMLEAQVGALASEPKRAQSVRMRLAELYARSLEQPARAIAVYRQVLEQESSHLAARAALADLYTRDSSTTPMAIEEHRQLLKLDPSRVESLHALFKLWEGLKQYDKAFCAAAVLQFLRSANEAEGVFYSEAKNRLPQEAQERLALADLDNALLPPSARGPLLEVLRAVGDQTGKLYPPQFEMLGVDRKVDRLKPDSAVFKAILSVAKVFGVEEFEVYQARRGLMTLETTEPLSVCVGQDVVRKYNAREQKFLIGRAVLGLLNRTAMLSKLSQGETADLLGNSIRIFAPQFSALGRKNDEMVKQLRKAYTRKALKALEMPALALGDATKVDAKAMAEALSLSADRAGMLMCGDVSVGLGVVLREDPAMSNSKIDSMDPVFAALKHRQDLREMLNFSLSDDFFRMRQRIGLSL